In a single window of the Arachis hypogaea cultivar Tifrunner chromosome 6, arahy.Tifrunner.gnm2.J5K5, whole genome shotgun sequence genome:
- the LOC112696805 gene encoding probable aquaporin SIP2-1, with protein MGERTRLVLWDFVLSAMWVWSGVVVRMLVFDVMQVGRHHGHLAAEIVKMGLSVANMFVFAFLSNATRGGAYNPLTVLSSAFSAGFRSFFYCVAARIPAQVLGSIIGVKLLIDTIPEVGRGPRLNTNIHRGALTEGLLTYAIVTISLGLTTNLRGGFFMKTWISSLSKLTLHILGSDLTGGCMNPASVMGWAYARGDHITKEHILVYWIAPIEATILAVWTFKLLVQPVKQDKTASKTKSD; from the exons ATGGGAGAGCGGACGAGGCTGGTGTTGTGGGACTTTGTGCTGTCCGCGATGTGGGTGTGGTCTGGCGTTGTTGTGAGGATGCTCGTCTTCGATGTGATGCAAGTGGGCCGCCATCACGGTCACCTGGCCGCGGAGATTGTGAAGATGGGGCTCTCTGTGGCCAACATGTTCGTCTTTGCCTTCCTTTCCAATGCCACACGTGGTGGGGCCTACAACCCCCTAACCGTTTTGTCCTCTGCCTTCTCTGCAGGCTTCCGAAGCTTCTTTTACTGTGTTGCTGCCCGGATCCCCGCTCAG GTGCTTGGATCTATAATTGGAGTTAAGCTTCTAATTGATACGATTCCTGAAGTAGGACGTGGACCGCGCTTGAACACTAACATTCATCGGGGTGCCTTGACAGAAGGGTTACTAACGTATGCAATTGTGACCATTTCTCTTGGTCTCACCACGAATCTTCGTGGAGGTTTCTTCATGAAAACATGGATATCCAGTCTCTCGAAGCTAACACTTCATATACTTGGCTCGGATCTTACTGGTGGTTGTATGAACCCTGCCTCT GTAATGGGGTGGGCTTATGCTAGAGGAGATCACATAACAAAGGAGCACATTCTTGTGTACTGGATTGCCCCCATAGAGGCAACTATATTGGCAGTTTGGACATTCAAATTGTTAGTGCAGCCCGTTAAACAAGATAAGACTGCCTCGAAAACTAAATCGGATTAA